In a single window of the Dinghuibacter silviterrae genome:
- a CDS encoding DUF4382 domain-containing protein, with protein MKSMKWFSLAALCVGGAIVVFSACQKSSSSAGSSVPANQQKFNMYLTDGPVNFQQVNIDIESIAVEVEADSCVNSGVWGNRDNDDTACFHWDSLNITPGVYNILNFKNGIDTLFSATNIPKGKILKIRFKLGTDNSVMADSVLFKLDLFWGNTFTIDVDDCQQLDENTLGLWVDFDAAHSIIEVAHQHFALRPVIRLFTKANSGAVEGAVLPGAADPFVSVVSGTDTLIALPEWNGRWEIRGIKTSTVDVNFYATANGYKDTTISNVTIDPGKTVNLGTVYLH; from the coding sequence ATGAAAAGCATGAAGTGGTTTTCATTGGCAGCGCTTTGCGTCGGAGGAGCCATCGTCGTATTCTCCGCTTGCCAAAAAAGCTCGTCGTCCGCGGGAAGTTCGGTTCCTGCGAACCAGCAAAAGTTTAACATGTACCTGACCGATGGCCCTGTGAACTTCCAGCAAGTGAACATCGACATCGAATCCATCGCAGTAGAGGTAGAAGCGGATTCCTGTGTGAACTCCGGTGTTTGGGGCAACAGGGATAACGACGATACTGCCTGCTTCCACTGGGACTCTTTAAATATCACGCCGGGTGTGTATAACATCCTGAACTTTAAAAACGGGATCGATACACTGTTCTCCGCTACCAACATCCCCAAAGGGAAGATCCTCAAAATCCGGTTCAAGCTGGGTACCGACAACAGCGTCATGGCGGACAGCGTCCTGTTTAAACTCGACCTGTTCTGGGGGAACACCTTTACCATCGACGTGGACGACTGCCAGCAACTGGACGAAAATACCCTCGGTCTGTGGGTTGACTTCGACGCCGCACACTCGATCATCGAGGTGGCTCATCAGCACTTTGCCCTGCGCCCTGTCATCCGTCTCTTTACCAAAGCCAACAGCGGCGCGGTTGAAGGCGCGGTACTGCCTGGCGCCGCCGATCCCTTTGTGAGTGTGGTTTCCGGGACCGACACCCTGATCGCCCTGCCGGAATGGAATGGCCGCTGGGAAATCCGCGGTATCAAAACGAGCACCGTTGACGTGAACTTCTATGCGACGGCCAACGGATACAAAGACACCACTATCAGCAATGTAACTATAGATCCAGGTAAGACAGTGAACCTGGGTACAGTATACCTGCACTGA